The window TCACAATTCAACAGACCGGAGCAACCGACCGTCAAAGACGCCACAGGAGATCAGGGCTGAACTTGGAATTCACGCTGAACATGCCATAATAGGCGCTGTCGGCCGACTGGTCCCGGTTAAAGCACTCGATATATTCCTCGATGCCGCCGCGCGAATCCTGGAAAAGAGGCCACAGACGACTTTCCTGATTGCGGGCGACGGTCCTCTCCGGACTGAACTAACTGACCGGGCGAGTCGTTTGGGCATTGAGAAGAATGTATTGCTAACTGGTTTTAGGGCAGATATACTGAACATTATAAGCATTTTCGATATTTTTGTTGTATCGTCTTATCATGAGGGCATTCCGGTGTCGGTCCTCGAGGCGATGTCGCTCGAAAAAGCGGTAGTATCCACCGAGGTTGGGGGCATGAGGGAGATCATTCAGGATAGTGTATCCGGTATCCTGGTTCCACCGGGGAGCTCCGATGCGATTGCAGAAGCGTGCCTTAGGATCCTAACGGATAGTGATCTGCGTGCCCGTATCGAGGCGGGCGCTACGGCACGGATAGGTGAGGAATTCTCAGCGGAGATTCAGCGTGATCGCATGCTGAAATTGTACCATGAGGTGATGAATCAAGAGTGAAGATATTGTTGATAGCACATTTGCTTCCGTACCCGCCGAGTGGTGGGTGCTCTCTGCGGAACTTCAACCTGATAAAAGAAGCATCCCAGCAGCATGAAATACACCTGTTGACGTTTTTCCAGAAAGTTCATTTTCAAAACCCGAAAGACTATTCAGAAGAGCTTCAACGCAGCATCCGGGAAATGAAGAAGTACTGCCGTCATGTGGAAGCATTCGAAATCCCGACCGATGGCAGGGCTCTTGCCTGGAACACTCTGCTGTTCTTTAACCTGTTTTCACAGACTCCCTATTCGTCGTGGAAATTCCATTCTCGCGAAATGATTAGTGCAATCAGAAGGCATGCGAGCGAGCATTCATTTGATCTGGTCGAAATCGGCACTGTTGCGCTTGCGAAATATCGCGAACTGTTGCCGGGA is drawn from Candidatus Zixiibacteriota bacterium and contains these coding sequences:
- a CDS encoding glycosyltransferase family 4 protein: MKVCHLISGDLWAGAEVQTYTLLCSLAALPNLHVTAVVLNEARLAEKLREAGIEVSVIDESRHGFFEIKSRLQKELSTSQPDILHTHRYKENILGGLVKSKCRIRHLIQTVHGIQEGFSGLKRFKMNMYTYMNDRFTRSCFSRVVAVSKDIERHLAAKYGSDRVVVIHNSTDRSNRPSKTPQEIRAELGIHAEHAIIGAVGRLVPVKALDIFLDAAARILEKRPQTTFLIAGDGPLRTELTDRASRLGIEKNVLLTGFRADILNIISIFDIFVVSSYHEGIPVSVLEAMSLEKAVVSTEVGGMREIIQDSVSGILVPPGSSDAIAEACLRILTDSDLRARIEAGATARIGEEFSAEIQRDRMLKLYHEVMNQE